Proteins encoded within one genomic window of Brassica rapa cultivar Chiifu-401-42 chromosome A09, CAAS_Brap_v3.01, whole genome shotgun sequence:
- the LOC103838399 gene encoding 1-aminocyclopropane-1-carboxylate oxidase yields the protein MEKNIKFPVVDLSKLIGEERDQTMALINDACENWGFFEIVNHGLPHDLMDNVEKMTKEHYKISMEQKFNDMLKSKGLENLEREVEDVDWESTFYLRHLPQSNLYDIPDMSDEYRTAMKDFGKRLENLAEDLLDLLCENLGLEKGYLKKVFHGTKGPTFGTKVSNYPACPKPEMIKGLRAHTDAGGIILLFQDDKVSGLQLLKDGDWIDVPPLNHSIVINLGDQLEVITNGRYKSVMHRVVTQKEGNRMSIASFYNPGSDAEISPASSLACKETEYPSFVFDDYMKLYAGVKFQPKEPRFEAMKNANAVTELNPTAAVETF from the exons atggagaagAACATTAAGTTTCCAGTTGTAGACTTGTCCAAGCTCATTGGTGAAGAGAGAGACCAAACCATGGCTTTGATCAACGATGCTTGTGAGAATTGGGGCTTCTTTGAG ATAGTGAACCATGGTTTACCACATGATTTGATGGACAACGTCGAGAAGATGACAAAGGAACATTACAAGATATCAATGGAACAAAAGTTCAACGACATGCTCAAATCCAAAGGTTTGGAAAATCTTGAGCGAGAAGTTGAGGATGTTGATTGGGAAAGCACTTTCTACCTTCGTCATCTCCCTCAGTCCAATCTCTACGACATTCCTGATATGTCTGATGAATACCg GACGGCCATGAAAGATTTTGGTAAGAGATTGGAGAATCTTGCTGAGGATTTGTTGGATCTATTGTGTGAGAATTTAGGGTTAGAGAAAGGGTACTTGAAGAAAGTGTTTCATGGAACAAAAGGTCCAACCTTTGGGACTAAGGTGAGCAACTATCCAGCTTGTCCTAAGCCAGAGATGATAAAAGGTCTTAGGGCCCACACTGATGCAGGAGGCATCATCTTGTTGTTTCAAGATGACAAGGTCAGTGGTCTCCAGCTTCTTAAAGATGGTGACTGGATTGATGTTCCTCCACTCAACCACTCTATTGTCATCAATCTTGGTGACCAACTTGAG GTGATAACTAACGGCAGGTACAAGAGTGTGATGCACCGTGTGGTGACTCAGAAAGAAGGAAACAGAATGTCAATTGCATCTTTCTACAACCCGGGAAGCGATGCTGAGATCTCTCCAGCTTCATCGCTTGCCTGTAAAGAAACCGAGTACCCGAGTTTTGTTTTTGATGACTACATGAAGCTCTATGCTGGGGTCAAGTTTCAGCCTAAGGAGCCACGCTTCGAGGCAATGAAGAATGCTAATGCAGTTACAGAATTGAACCCAACAGCAGCCGTAGAGACTTTCTAA